In Rhodobacteraceae bacterium LMO-JJ12, a single window of DNA contains:
- a CDS encoding hemerythrin domain-containing protein: MSFSRRTAQLLHEDHQATVVVIESLDQLLAKARKKVPDTSDPSVLKTLQAAGSAIEEEVSVHFAFEENELFPRLEEMGDVAIGVHLREEHRALLPLGKSVAEMARAALENGFTDETWTKFRTVAAELIERMFAHIQKEEMALLPTLDDLLDAETDMELSTAYAENH, translated from the coding sequence ATGAGCTTCAGCCGCCGTACCGCCCAGCTTTTACATGAAGATCATCAAGCGACTGTCGTCGTCATCGAATCGCTTGACCAGCTGCTTGCAAAAGCCCGCAAGAAGGTTCCTGACACCAGCGATCCGAGCGTATTGAAAACCCTGCAAGCCGCCGGTAGCGCCATCGAGGAAGAGGTCAGCGTACACTTTGCGTTTGAAGAAAACGAGCTGTTCCCACGCCTGGAGGAGATGGGTGATGTGGCGATCGGCGTTCACCTGCGCGAAGAACACCGCGCTCTGCTGCCCTTGGGCAAGTCGGTTGCCGAAATGGCCCGCGCGGCATTGGAAAACGGCTTCACCGACGAGACCTGGACAAAGTTTCGCACCGTCGCGGCCGAACTGATCGAACGGATGTTCGCTCATATTCAGAAGGAAGAGATGGCGCTTTTGCCGACGTTGGACGATCTGCTTGATGCGGAAACAGATATGGAACTCTCGACTGCCTATGCCGAAAACCACTGA